The nucleotide sequence AGAAGGTCTTTTCAAATTGATTCTCACtgctttttttataaatatattatttcaaattgtTTTAGTTTCATGTTTAGCTTTCTGTTGCTTTTTTCTGTTGATTCCCACTAAgtgtcattttttgtttttcttttaaaagaggtagaaataaaaaatgactaCAAAATCTAATTCaccttaaaattttgttttgtgtttatATACTATCATGTAAGGCATGAAACCATCACATGCAATAACCAACAAACCTTGCACATTAGGTCAATACACAAAAATTGATGTATAAAGAGACAAAAGTTGAGCGTCTTATAGAGTGACAATAATTAGGGTCTCTATTGGaaaattgttgtagtttttaAATGCCTTTTATGTATGAAGTACGCATCTTAAAACTAATATGGATGTAATGTTTTCATATTGAGGTGTAGATTAGAGAAGCAGAATACAAGCTACAAGCTTTGTTTTAGTTGCATGGATAAGTCTTGGATTACAAAGCCACGAAATACACATGAATTTCAGGAAGGGGTGCAAGGATTTTTGGAATTTGCCTTTGCCCATCGGTCTGTTGAAGGCAAAATCAAATGTCCTTGTCCTGATTGTGTTTTTAGAAATTGGGAGACCAGAGCAGTGGTGtatgatcatttgatttgtaGAGGGTTTCCAACCACATACACTATTTGGTTTTGGCACGGGGAGTCAACTACAGGGGAAACTTCTAATAGCACACCTTCAATACAAAATCCCTTATACAGTCATGATCCAATACACAATATGATCAACGATGCTTTTGGGATATCTAGGGACCATGTGAATGTAGAAGCTTGCACATCGCATCAACCAGTACATGAAGGTGAAGAAAGGATGCCAGAATTGAATCAAGGACCTAATGAGGAAACTAAGGCATTTTACGATCTAGTTAGGGATGGAAATCAAGAATTGTATGAAGGATGTACAAAGTACTCGAAATTATCATTCCTAGTAAAACTATATCACATCAAGTGCTTGTGCGGATTGAGTAACAAAGCAATGTCtatgattttagaattgttaaaAGATGCCTTCGAACATGCAGAGATTCCTGATTCTTTTTATGAGGCGAAGAAATTAATTACCAAGCTTGGTCTTAATTACAGTCAAATACATGCATGTCCAAATGACTGTATGTTGTATTGTGGAGAAGATGAAAGTAGGGAGACATGCAAAGTATGTAACACGTCAAGAtggaaacaaagtaggaaaggtAACCCGACGAACATGTCTGGTGggggcaagaaaagaaaaaacaaacctGTTAAAGTTTTACGATACTTTCCACTTAAACCATGTTTGCAAAGGTTATTTATGTCTTCTAAAACTGCTGAACATATGAGGTGGCATTCTGTGGATGGTAACAAAGATGGCTTGATGAGGCACCCGAGAGACTCTGAGGCGTGGAAGAGATTCGATGAAACACACCTTGAATTCGCATCAGATCCACGGAATGTTAGGCTTGGGTTAGCTAGTGATGGCTTCAATCCTTTCGGAACTTTGAGTACCAACTATAGCATTTGGCCTATGATTCTTATACCGTACAACTTACCCCCTTAGATGTGTATGAAGCAGACTTCCTTCATCCTTTCAATGATCATTCCGGGAAAGCAAATGCCAGGGAATGATATCAATGTTTACTTACAACCCTTGATTAAAGACTTGAAGGATTTGTGGGATGGTGGTGTGGAAACATTTGACGCTTCACTCAATGAAATGTTTAATATGCGCGTTGCATTGATGTGGACAATTAGCGATTTTCCTGGACTTGGTAATTTATTTGGGTGGAACACACACACTGGTTCAGCTTGTCCAACTTGCAATTTTGACTATGTTGCCCATCATCTACCTCATAGTAGAAAGTGGAGTTTTATGGGTCATCACCAATTTTTAGAGCCAAATCACAGATTCAGGTTTGACCATGTTCACTTTGATGGTAATACAGAGTTTAGGAATCCACTAGTGGCACTATCAGGTTCAGAGATATTCAAGCAGTCGGAAAATGTTCATGTTACATTTGGGAAAGGGATAGAGGTTGAAGATAACAGAAAAAGAACTCGCcgaaaaaatattatagaaagTGGTTGTCaacaatggagaaagaaaagtatatttttccAACTTCCTTATTGGGAGTACAACTTGTTGCGCCATAACCTTGATGTTATGCACATTAAGAAGAATGTGTGTGATAATGTCTTGTACACCATTCTCAATGAAAgtggaaaaacaaaagataatctCAATGCTCGAAAAGACTTGAAAGAGATGGGCATAAGAAGTGATCTTTGGCCAAATGAAAATGGATAGTATCGACCTGCTTTATTTACAATGTCAAATG is from Diospyros lotus cultivar Yz01 chromosome 2, ASM1463336v1, whole genome shotgun sequence and encodes:
- the LOC127794134 gene encoding uncharacterized protein LOC127794134; amino-acid sequence: MDKSWITKPRNTHEFQEGVQGFLEFAFAHRSVEGKIKCPCPDCVFRNWETRAVVYDHLICRGFPTTYTIWFWHGESTTGETSNSTPSIQNPLYSHDPIHNMINDAFGISRDHVNVEACTSHQPVHEGEERMPELNQGPNEETKAFYDLVRDGNQELYEGCTKYSKLSFLVKLYHIKCLCGLSNKAMSMILELLKDAFEHAEIPDSFYEAKKLITKLGLNYSQIHACPNDCMLYCGEDESRETCKVCNTSRWKQSRKGNPTNMSGGGKKRKNKPVKVLRYFPLKPCLQRLFMSSKTAEHMRWHSVDGNKDGLMRHPRDSEAWKRFDETHLEFASDPRNVRLGLASDGFNPFGTLSTNYSIWPMILIPYNLPP